A window of Silene latifolia isolate original U9 population unplaced genomic scaffold, ASM4854445v1 scaffold_57, whole genome shotgun sequence genomic DNA:
TATTATAAGAAATTAAATTtcaatgcaatcctatatgaatgcaattTCATGGATACTAATTCTAATATATTACAAGTACCTAATTGCATACTAAATTAAAATGCATGCAAAGTTTAGGGAAAGAGCATATACAAAGTGGTGGTTCTTTGGGAACTCCACCATACCTCTTTATCAAGGAAGCTTCAATCAACCGGGACCCCCCTCATGGAATCCCGCTATCCCTTTAACAACTTCAAACTTTCCAATGGAGCAAGAGCTCCCAAGCTTTGACAACACTTCATGTACACCATTCATTGCATGATGCACTTCCAACCATTTCCGGGTCACTTCTTCCTCAAGCTTTGTCTTGTCATGGACAAGAGcttctttcttttcaagtttgggGTCAAATTTCCCTTTTCCCTTTGATTTCTTTCTCCATCACTTTGGTTTCTTCTTCTCAACCCTTGGCTTCATATTTGGAGGGGTATTAGTGCTAGAATCAAATTTGGGAGGGATGACACTGGGTGATCCTCTCCACCCTCAAGCTTCAActcttcttttcctttttcatcttctatCATCAACACTTCACCTACCCCTttttcatcaatcttgtttggAGTTTCTTGATCTAGAAGGTAGTCCAAAGTCTCAATACCAAACATGTCATCAACCATGTGATTTTTCAAAGTATTTGACAATTTGAATTGAACCATTTCATTACCAACCTTGAAGGATAATCTTCCTTTTTGAACATCAATGATAGCTCCTCCCATGGCCAAGCATGGCCGTCCAAGGATGATGTAGGAGTTCTTACCCATGGGAATGTCCATCACTACAAAGTCGGTGGGGATggagaatgtaatactacggttttatgtgttgttgggtactctatcgagtaaagcttactctgtcgagtaagtgagttttgcgtACAAAACAGTGTTctatctgatgggtactcgatcgcgtaggggtcactcgatcgagtaggccacttactcgatcgagtaagtcggtttttacgggttatttgccgggttttgattgcaacgcgagaaggatataaaaacacttttcgtcagtttcttttcactttctaccctattctaagtttcacaaagataaaacaaagttacgttgctcttctctctctctctctctctctcacacacacacacacacacacacacacacattgctatcaaatcccaaggcttgtgtcgtcggaatccagagttctttacgccgttgagaccgctgcgttgtgggtaagatcctagtagagtttttatattgtttcgttgattttggtttaaaccctaattgggtaatttgggggttttgggtataTTGTTGGTTTAGACGGTGATTGCATGATTGTatgattgataggaggtgatttcgtagaggaacacTTCTTATTCTCTGTTTTGACAATAGTGGTGATTGCATTTTCCAGGTAGGTTTttctactcagttattgtttacatgtATATTAGATTGTTTATTGGTTGTTGATGGTTGGTTGATGTCATTTATCTATATCGTATTGAATTAGTaaatgttgatgttgtagttggttgttgttgtttgtctgtggttcgcgaggtgcgctctcggctgagtggagtcacttgcgggagtggcttcacgcccttgattcgcccccgtgtggaacccgccacaagaggggatgtgcacattaaggaacatgggtttacgctcggtattgatgagcgaggtttaggtgggaacggttgcggtcccccactggcggtgtggattactggttgcggccgtaatctggccGGACTAGatcttcaggctagtcaggtgattggtgatgtgacagtGTTGGAGGATTTTATGTATTATTGTTATTgccttatcttatattgtgtagtCAGTAACGgatcccgtttaattgttttaaaaattgtggtgatctttcggggatggtgaacagttattgagcaggtatgatatggaaGCGCAAAGGATAGCTAGGCTTGAGTCATCGCCAGTCATTTAGATTCTTCCGTTGTGTTACTAAACTTTAGATTTAATTTAGTTAGTTTtggatttggaacagttgtatctcttttgacagttttggattttggttatgtatcactttaaacttatttattaaagtacgttcttttatggtcaatttgatataaattgcctcgggtaactgagatggtagcactttcaagGTGGTCTtcgtaaggcaccttggtgtatgagggtgttacaaagtgatatcagagcggcgattttggtacctgtaactaatgaatctaatgaacttagagagtcaagttaaaatgaacccgggtaggagttgttaggaggtaatgcaaagacttgggggacgtcctaaagtcgcgaactcgccctgaaaatttgaaccggtcactaagggggtgtcatgggatcgctatgtgtttactaatgttatATGAAagtgttgaatgaatgattgtggAGGAATGGAGAATGTGGTTAAAAAAGGTGAAGTAGATGTATATGATAATATGTTGTGgttaagcatgttgcatgatgattgatttataatgtggcgataatagtaacatgtgatatGAATGTTTTTGTTGTATACGTATATCTTTTGTTTCGAAAAGTTACAAAGTTAAGGCATGCGGGTAGTTAGAAAAGTCagcaagactcgatcgagtgggggtaactcgatcgagtgggctgagctcgatcgagtgggtatatggCAACATTGGGCAGTAGATGCTGTtttgggcaactcgatcgagtaagaggagtactctatcgagtgggggctactcgatcgagtacgtaagtGACTCGATCAAGTGCATTTTTGTGTACGTTCatgtcaggttctggagtcgaggtactcgatcgagtaagtgggcaactcgatcgagtaggtgtagttactcgatcaagtaagtgttGTACATGTCGTATATGCTTTGcaccgtaggctatgtgcttatgtTTATCTCTCCTTTTAATAGCTCAAAGATATGTCGCCAAAGAGGTCTGTCATGTATGCTAGGGCTCAAGAGATGAGTGTGGACGAtattgccaagatgcttgagcatcaagatgcGCTTACTGAGGCTCTAAAGAGGTTTAAGAAAGACAAAGATGCCGGggtagactttgccaagatgaACACTACGATATCCCATTTCAACCCAAAGGAATATATGGGTACTGGTGCGCCAAatttgctcgacaattggcatagggagatggagaacatcttgggaatggttcattgtcccgaggattttaaggtggaacaagctgcgttctatctgagagaTGCAGCAGGTGAATGGTGGGACAAGGTAAGGGAGAGTGCCCTAGATCTTTATTTGAAGCATGGAAAGTCAGATATACCATAGGttgagttcaagagagctatgcgcAGGGAGTTTGTTCCAGAGCATGTTCGTAGTAAgccgagggaggagtttgattatTTCAAGATGACTTCGGACATGACTGTGGCTGAGTATTaccataagtttaatgagaaatcgagATATGCataggatatggggctgagtcaggagaacttggcactgcggtttgagaaggggttgacctatcagatcatggagaagttaccggttgggttccttacagatgttaagtaAGTTTATGAGAGGgcagggagagctgagaggttggtcgagATGGACAAATAGAACAAAGAGAGGCGTCCAtaaaagagaaaggctgagagtgagggtagtggtcagtctagctacaagaggggtaatcataaccaggcaagggcttactcatcgggatcgGGTTTCAGTGGTGAAGCTTCTTATGGGCACGGTCGTGGTGGTAGAAGTAGCAGTTGAAGTATCTCTTGtttcaactgtggcggtatgggccacaagaggcatgagtgtactagtgccgGGGGCagaggttttcagaggccatcgcAGGGGAGCTTTTTGTAGGATCCGACTCAGAGCTATGCTAGAAACCgcccggctgggtcatggaataatcaAGGAGGGCATGGTAACAACAACGATAGGTCCAACCGCAATGGCAGTAATTCTTATCGGAAATCGGCGACAAACAGCAATTAAAGGCTAGCTGCCAAGccatctacttcagctagtacagtTCAAGGAGGTGAgcaaaagaccagtggcaagttatttatGATGGACGagaaagctgctgaggatgatgcacacgtgattactggtacctttcttattaatgatgtttctacctttgcttgtttgattcgggggcatcacattcttttgtatcgtcgggtcatgctaagcttttggttttgagagagtttgagtctgtaaaagatgaggtttttatagTGTCGGGTGAGTTagtgtcttgtgggaggttgtataagggtttatctatgatagttgggctggttgatcttccagtggatttgttagaattttcTATGAACGGTTtggagatgatagttggtatggattggttgggtaagtacaaggctagaatagattgtcaccataaaaaagtctctttgagaggtcctaagggagttagtgattcttatcgtgggtttgttgtcaaacctttagtcaaagtgattgcagcggtgaccttgaagtcttacctgaggaaggggtgtcctttgattctatggCATGTGAAAGATCATAGTATGGTTGAGCCGACAACAAATAAGATACCAGTGGtaggagagtttccagatgtttttccggaggagataccgggtttgccaccaaagagggatatagattttagtgtggagttgaaaccagggacgggaccaatctctaaggccatGTACCATataggtcctaaggagttgggggagatgaagaagcagttggatgatttgatagagaagggatacattagacctagtgtatcgccgtggggagcttgaggttgtgtattgaCTACATGGAGTTGAGCagtgttacagtgaagaataagtatcctttgtcaaggatagatgatctgtttgaccagctgAGTGGGGCAGAAGTCTTTTTAAAGATTGATCTGAGATccgggtaccatcaggtgaggattcgggatgaagacataccaaagacaacttttcgatcgaggtatggtcactatgagtgtGTGGTGATGctgtttgggttgtctaatgcaccggtagtgtttatgaatttgatgaaccgagtcttcaatcagttcttggatcagttcaTGGTAGtgttcatagatgacatcttagtctattctaagactaaggaggagcatgaggagcatttgaggttggtgttgcagactCTGCGCgacaatcagctatatgcaaagttgtcaAAGTATTAGTTCTGGccagagaaagtggcttttctgggtcatgtgatttctaaggagggtgtatctgtggatcctagcaagatagaGGCGTGTCTAAGTGGGAATCACCAAAGAACGTGGTaaagatcaggagtttcttaggTTTATCAGGGTACTATTGTCGGTTCGTGAAAGAATTTTTCTAAGATCACCAGACCTATGACTGTGTTGATGACACTACTACAGAAATCATGAAGGACATCGGACTTCTAGAcacatggacatcggattatagaccgatgtagagttcagtcccgtccatatggggtgtaatggacatgggactttaaaccgatgtccattaatatatgcacatcggatttttaaatatatccgatgtccatatgagtaatgaacatcagattttaacattaatccgatgtccatatgtgtaatgtacatcagatttttatagaaagcccatgtcctttgaagctagaattacatcgaacttttataaatccgctgtcctttatattgttttttttttttttaaatttgaaaagagcaggccaattcatattgcattacaccaatttgaatgccaaaacattaatacaaaacatgccaactgccattcaaccaaaatgatcgatttcaattataaaaaccgatcccaatcaacatacaacgcaaccgtctccgtcatccgaattcaacaactaacgaacaacaacaaagggCATAACAAATCCCAGCCAACATAACATATGGTCTTGCAGATCATGTAATCAGTTTTTCAAAATACAACTACCTAATACATTACTACGCTAGCTAGCTATCTACGGCTAGATATTGAGAAAATAGTTCGCCCACAAGTCCCGAACCTCATCTAATTCTTCTTGTGAATATGGCGTGGTGTCTTGAAAAACCTGTAATGCATATTAATGACAATGGGGCAATCAGACATGGCCTCACAAGGGCGACTTCATATAAGCTAATAATTAAGGGAAGAGGGTGCGGCTAGCTAGCTCATTGAATTGGCGGCGGGTTCGCCCACAATGCGTATAGGCGCAGGTCAAAGTAGgataattacttgaaaaatacCGAGTTTTGCTATAATGTCGAAACCGACCTCATTGATAGCTTTTGTTGGATTAGAACGCGTGACGATTTCCAGCATGTACCTCATGACGTAGTACCCGCATTCTACAACACCTTGTTGACGAGCACACTAAAACAACAACTCGACAAGAATTAAACCAATAACATGACTTTGTCAATTAAAAGTGATTGATGATCAGACATTGAATTTGTCGTCATAATAAGCAACAACTTACATTATGTTGCAGCCATTGCGGTGCTTGAGAACGCATTCTTTCCCCACCATTGTAGCCGTATACTCTTACCGATCTAAATATAAACATGGTTTCAAATAAATGACTGTCAGCCAATAATAGTTGCCATTTTTAATGTTTTAATCAGTTGAACATTTATTTATGTGCATATCAATAAATGAACTATTAAGATGAACTTACGCATTAATTAAAGATCTCAACTTTGACGGCACTTGCTTTCCTAGTGAGTCGAACCAATGCACTTGATTATGATCAGCAACGTCAGTCACAACGAGCATCCAATGATCACTGTAAATAATTTGTAACTTATTTACATGATAATCAATAATAAATGGTGACAGTTTTGTTTATTTAAAAGGCAAGGTTGATCATCACTTACCAATACAGTAGATGTTGCTGATTGAATAACCAATGCAAAACTAAATAATGAGATGCAATAATTGTAGTATACATACCCAAGAAAAGTGTCAATGACTCCAAGGGAGATCTTATTCATGTTCAACAATGAAGCTATGTCTTCCTTGGCGAGGCGCAACCTTTTCTTGGATCTTATtcatgttaaaaaaaaaaacaataataattagTAGCCTGATATCATCTGATGTATATCCAGaaccaaaattatataaaaaaaattatattccGTCTTTTGAGAGCCTTACAATTGACATTCAATTTATATGATTCCATGACGAGCAAGTTAATAGGTGAACCCGCAAACGTACACACATTTCAAAGACTTTCAAGATTTCTATCTAATTAAAGTATTTTTTTCCTATATAATATAAATCTTCATGTCGTGACAGCTCCACTGTTGCTTGCTTGTCTGAGAAATAAGAAAAGATATCACTTGATTACTTATCCACAAGTTAGAGATCTCAAATGCATTTCTGAGTTTAAATGGTTCTACTAATTGATAGAAATATGACGACATGAATGAGTCTGTCATAAGTACACACCTGAACTGATGCAATTAAAACCTCCAGCTCCAGTCATTGAACCAACGAAATAATATCCAACAGTAACCTGCATCAATAACACCTTTTAAATGTACAACCATAATAAATTAATCACGCAGTTATTAAACATACAAACAAGTCAGCTATGCCCCAGAGAACACATTAAAGCACCAGTAGGGCGACCCTAAATGAAATATATTAGAGTGGCATTAGGCTTACAGGTAAAGTAAAGAAAAGTTCAAATTAAAACAACATTAATGAAATAGATAGAGTTTACTCATCTTCTTAGCATGTGAAGCAAGATATTTCCACTGCTCTCATTCACTAGCAATAGCTACATTCGTCTCAAAATATGGAACTTCAACCATTTGGGTCATCGTATCGTACATGAAACCTATTGAACAAAATAACAACAAACACCCTAAAACGGAATACAAGTTCATAAGCATCAGCATCACTATCGACTTGAACAACCAACACTCAACAATCCACATACACGACTAGCCATCAGCCATCCATTCTAACACCTATCGTGCTAGATACAAAAGATGGCCCAACATGGCAACACAACATCCCACTCCATTCAtgagggaaaaaaaaaacaacaaatcaTCTAAGACAGAATTCACGAGCTCACAAGCATCACAATCTGACaatttttttaatgattttttacGCATATGGGCTTCAACATGAATAATACATACCCACCCATATCAAATTGTTAAAAattatatcaaatagacaatctACCAAGTGTAGCAGCATACAGGTTAAACAACAAAGATCCACAACAAGACAAGCAAGGTCAATTTCCAAGGAGACGCCTCTACTACGATAAATTGGAACCTAGGATTTAAGATAACAACACTTGTAGACTCGACGACTACTGATGTGGGCGAACATTTTGCGGGGAACTTTTAATTACTTAACTAAAACAAACTCAAAAGTACCCAAAATTTTTGTAAGTTCAAACTGATGATCAATATTTTCTGCAAAACTTACATAAATTCAAACCACACAAGAACCCGCTTAAAATTTCACTAATAACGTAGTTTTAATAGGTCCGAATCTCAAAATAAAGCTTGAAAGCATAAAGGGTACAAActgcttgtaatgaactttaataattaaagaaacaaaaaacAACTAGCAAACTAATTCATAGCAGCAGCAAAGAGTTGGAACACACATTTCATCGAACAGTTGGTGTGCAAAGTCAAATTCAACGTTCCATCACAGCCAATGCTTAATCCCATCCTCCAAACTGAACGAAATCCAATCAAACATAATACAAGTACTCCATAACATATCAGCTCCACAATTACACCACTAAAATATGCAATTAAGAACTTAAGCGAAAAAACCCCAATATCATATGAACCCTAACTCGTTTCGATAATTATCAGTAAGACCCATCTTCAAACAAATATGAATCGAAATCTAGATATGAAACCATTGAACAACCAGTTGGTGGAAAACCCTAGATATGAAACCAATATGAATTGAAATC
This region includes:
- the LOC141639815 gene encoding uncharacterized protein LOC141639815, coding for MLVVTDVADHNQVHWFDSLGKQVPSKLRSLINASVRVYGYNGGERMRSQAPQWLQHNCARQQGVVECGYYVMRYMLEIVTRSNPTKAINEVFQDTTPYSQEELDEVRDLWANYFLNI